In the genome of Cryptosporangium phraense, the window AGGACGACGTCTCGACGATCCGGCGGCGCGGGAAGTCGTCGGCCATCAGGTCCTGCTGGCCGACGAGGACGCCGTCGACGTAGGCGGCCAGGCAGATCCGCCACTGCGTCGGGGCCAGCTCGGCCCGCGCGCGCCAGATCTGGCGCAGCACGGCCTGGGCGGCGACCTCGCCGGGCGTCGTGACGCCGCTGATCGGCAGCGACGGGTCGTGCCCGGCCTCCGGCGGCACCAGCGCGGCCAGCGCGGGCAGGTCCTCGTCGGTGGGTGGGCGCAGTTCGATGTTCCCGGCTCGCACGCGGAGACCGGCCAGCGGCCAGAGCGAGGGGTCGGCACAGCTCACTGAGCAGCCTCCTTGGCCTTGGCCTTCGCCGCCTTCTTGAACTCCCGGACCGCCTGCAGGGTCTCCGGACCGGTCACGTCGGCGACCGACCGCGTCGACCCGTCCTCGCCGTAGGCGCCCGCGGCCTCGCGCCAGCCCGCCGGCCGGACGCCGAGCTGCTTGCCGAGCAGCGCGACGAAGATCTTCGCCTTCTGCTCCCCGAAGCCGGGCAACGCCTTCACCCGCTTCAACAGCTCGGCCCCGGACGTCGCCGTGGTCCACAGCCGGGCGGTGTCGCCGTCGTAGTCGTCGACCAGCAGCGTGGCCAGCGTCTGGACCCGC includes:
- a CDS encoding HhH-GPD-type base excision DNA repair protein, with translation MVTLRLSQDVDADAFLADDPLALLVGMLLDQQFPMERAFGSPWLLATRMGVSRLDPAAIAAFDPEEFAALFATPPALHRYPQSMAARVQTLATLLVDDYDGDTARLWTTATSGAELLKRVKALPGFGEQKAKIFVALLGKQLGVRPAGWREAAGAYGEDGSTRSVADVTGPETLQAVREFKKAAKAKAKEAAQ